In a genomic window of Thiosocius teredinicola:
- a CDS encoding flavoprotein: protein MTESGRIAWAITGSGHYLKECLALAESLPNLDLFLSEAAAEVLHAYGHPFKDLKTRFRIFRDSTASAPPVGLFYKGVYDLLVVAPATSNSVAKMVFGISDTLVTNVYAQAGKCRVPSIVFACDVAPAMETEAPSGTVKVYPRSIDLQNTERLKEFEYTNVVTSLDELRTALSISEPCRNISSF, encoded by the coding sequence ATGACTGAGTCGGGCCGCATCGCCTGGGCGATCACCGGCTCGGGGCACTATTTGAAAGAGTGCCTCGCGCTCGCCGAATCATTACCGAATCTCGACCTGTTCCTGAGCGAAGCCGCCGCCGAGGTGCTGCATGCCTACGGCCATCCGTTCAAGGACCTCAAGACCCGCTTTCGTATCTTTCGCGACAGCACGGCCAGCGCGCCGCCCGTCGGGCTGTTCTACAAAGGCGTCTACGATCTGCTGGTCGTGGCGCCCGCCACATCGAACAGTGTCGCCAAGATGGTGTTCGGCATCTCCGATACGCTGGTGACCAATGTGTACGCCCAGGCCGGCAAGTGCCGGGTACCGAGCATCGTGTTCGCCTGCGATGTCGCGCCGGCGATGGAAACCGAGGCACCGAGCGGTACGGTCAAGGTTTATCCGCGCTCCATCGATTTGCAGAACACCGAACGCCTCAAGGAATTCGAATACACCAACGTGGTGACGAGCCTGGACGAACTGCGGACGGCGTTGTCTATCAGCGAACCGTGTCGGAACATCTCCTCTTTCTGA
- a CDS encoding 6-pyruvoyl trahydropterin synthase family protein has product MSRFAVRVSPGELHFNAAHFITYNQTCENIHGHNFHVKLEARGSNTADAFVIDFVLLNRLAAGICRELHDGVLVPTEGADIQVSEVDGDMIEIRSYNKRYILARESCILLPIPNTTAEMLALHISNRLLETLRSENALGNLTTLEVAVEEADEQWGICAREIGHD; this is encoded by the coding sequence ATGAGTCGTTTCGCTGTGCGCGTGAGTCCGGGCGAGCTGCATTTCAATGCCGCGCACTTCATCACGTACAACCAGACCTGTGAAAACATTCACGGTCACAACTTTCACGTAAAGCTCGAAGCGCGCGGCAGCAATACCGCCGATGCCTTCGTGATCGACTTCGTGCTGCTCAACCGGCTGGCCGCCGGCATCTGCCGTGAATTACATGACGGCGTGCTGGTGCCGACCGAGGGTGCCGATATCCAGGTCTCCGAAGTCGATGGTGACATGATCGAGATCCGCAGCTACAACAAGCGCTACATCCTCGCCCGTGAAAGCTGCATCCTGCTCCCCATCCCCAATACGACCGCAGAGATGCTGGCGCTGCACATCAGCAACCGCCTGCTGGAAACGCTGCGCAGCGAAAATGCACTCGGCAACCTGACGACGCTCGAGGTCGCGGTGGAGGAAGCCGACGAACAATGGGGCATCTGCGCACGCGAGATCGGCCATGACTGA
- a CDS encoding sigma-54-dependent Fis family transcriptional regulator, translated as MMELTTGKSHAGLVTDAIRGSRSGTTAINAQVVESWKRCFHDYELDPERRPEPILVDRRELKERQEHHCNLLQIARAEMSNLYQQVAGSGYAILLTDQDGVVLNYVGDPMFTGTASQSALQTGAIWSERTQGTNGMGTCLVEKRPLIIHQDEHFFTKHTGLTCSAAPIFDPTGELVAVLDASSDSRRAQEHTMVLVNMSAQLIENRLFLCAMRDHYILRFHSRPEFISTLGEGAIAFDENGRVKAVNRSALFQLDKPDVKSVLDHSLEDLFSIRAQAALDNAHQYAGSNRPLHDARQGRRFFASFQAPHRECENGHQRLGTTRRSPVLRGLEETNTTLDSLEFGDARMRRNVERAKKLLERDIPFILLGETGTGKDVFANAVHRSSDRADKPFVAVNCASLPESLIESELFGYRPGAFTGASREGSRGKIVQAHTGTLFLDEIGDMPLHLQARLLRVLEEREVIPLGGETPIKVDIRLISATHKDLKRHVEEGSFREDLYYRLNGISLQMPPLRDREDRLALIKHLLSKEAGGDDVTIEESALALLDQFEWPGNIRQLRNILRTLIGLCDDNCIRVDDLPDEIFQNADIEDGAPQLRPSNPLDIAERDAILRELEAAHWNVTRVASKLRISRNTLYRKMKRFDIRSPR; from the coding sequence ATGATGGAGTTAACCACCGGCAAATCCCACGCCGGCTTGGTCACCGATGCCATCCGCGGCAGCCGTTCGGGAACCACAGCCATTAACGCCCAGGTCGTCGAGTCTTGGAAGCGCTGCTTTCACGACTACGAACTCGATCCTGAGCGCCGCCCGGAACCGATCCTCGTCGATCGACGGGAACTCAAGGAACGCCAGGAACATCATTGCAATCTGCTGCAGATCGCGCGCGCAGAGATGTCCAATCTTTATCAGCAGGTCGCCGGATCCGGCTATGCCATTTTGCTCACCGACCAGGATGGCGTCGTGCTGAACTATGTCGGCGACCCGATGTTCACCGGCACCGCATCGCAGTCTGCGCTGCAGACCGGCGCAATCTGGTCGGAGCGCACCCAGGGCACCAACGGCATGGGCACCTGCCTGGTCGAAAAGCGGCCGCTGATCATCCACCAGGATGAGCACTTCTTTACCAAGCACACCGGGCTGACCTGCTCGGCCGCGCCGATCTTCGACCCAACCGGCGAACTGGTTGCGGTACTGGACGCTTCGAGCGATTCGCGCCGCGCCCAGGAGCACACCATGGTGCTGGTCAACATGTCGGCCCAGCTCATCGAGAACCGTCTGTTCCTGTGCGCCATGCGCGATCATTACATACTGCGCTTCCACAGCCGCCCCGAGTTCATCAGCACGCTGGGTGAAGGCGCGATCGCCTTCGACGAGAACGGCCGGGTCAAGGCGGTCAACCGCAGCGCCCTGTTCCAGCTCGACAAGCCGGACGTCAAGAGCGTGCTCGACCACTCGCTCGAAGACCTGTTCAGCATCCGCGCCCAGGCGGCGCTCGACAATGCCCATCAATACGCCGGCTCCAACCGTCCGCTGCACGATGCGCGGCAGGGCCGCCGTTTCTTCGCCAGCTTCCAGGCGCCGCACCGTGAGTGCGAGAACGGCCACCAGCGGCTGGGAACAACCCGTCGCAGTCCGGTCCTGCGCGGATTGGAAGAGACCAATACCACGCTCGACTCGCTCGAGTTCGGCGATGCCCGGATGCGGCGCAATGTCGAGCGCGCTAAGAAGCTGCTCGAGCGCGATATTCCGTTCATCCTGCTCGGCGAAACCGGCACCGGCAAGGACGTGTTCGCCAACGCGGTTCACCGCTCCAGCGACCGCGCCGACAAACCGTTCGTCGCCGTCAACTGTGCATCGCTGCCCGAATCGCTGATCGAGAGCGAGCTGTTCGGTTACCGGCCCGGCGCCTTCACCGGCGCAAGCCGCGAAGGTTCGCGTGGCAAGATCGTCCAGGCACACACCGGCACGCTGTTTCTCGACGAGATCGGCGACATGCCGTTGCACCTGCAGGCCCGCCTGCTGCGCGTGCTCGAGGAACGCGAGGTGATCCCACTGGGCGGCGAGACACCGATCAAGGTCGACATACGCCTGATCAGCGCCACCCATAAAGACCTCAAGCGCCACGTCGAGGAAGGCAGCTTCCGCGAAGATCTCTACTACCGTCTCAACGGCATCAGCCTGCAGATGCCGCCGCTGCGCGACCGCGAAGACCGCCTGGCCCTGATCAAGCACCTGCTCAGCAAGGAGGCCGGCGGCGATGACGTGACGATTGAAGAATCGGCACTCGCCCTGCTCGATCAGTTCGAGTGGCCCGGCAACATCCGCCAACTGCGCAATATCCTGCGTACGCTGATCGGGCTATGCGACGACAACTGCATCCGGGTAGACGACCTGCCGGACGAGATCTTCCAGAACGCCGACATCGAGGATGGCGCACCGCAACTGCGACCATCGAATCCGCTCGATATCGCCGAACGCGATGCGATTTTGCGCGAGCTGGAAGCCGCTCACTGGAACGTGACACGCGTTGCGTCGAAACTGCGTATCAGCCGCAACACCCTGTACCGCAAGATGAAACGCTTCGATATCCGATCGCCGCGTTAA
- a CDS encoding phosphatase PAP2 family protein, whose amino-acid sequence MRRIVATVDGVVERILGRRPGADEIWFLVLFFVVAGCLWLFAEAAEVANADDLRGIEIQILEAFREPGDVTDPLGPVWFEQAVRDLTALGGTTVLTLLSLIVAGFFVLERQPRILAFLAFAVITGLLLSLALKAGFDRPRPDFLPHGQTVYTASFPSAHSMNSAVVYLTLGAIIARTRPRRLIKIYVLSMAALITVLVGVSRVYLGVHWPTDVVAGWAAGAAWAGICSLVVLWLQRRRVLERSVGDATVSRGP is encoded by the coding sequence ATGAGACGGATTGTCGCCACCGTGGACGGTGTTGTTGAGAGGATACTGGGACGCCGGCCGGGCGCCGATGAAATCTGGTTTCTCGTGTTGTTTTTTGTGGTCGCCGGCTGTCTTTGGTTGTTTGCCGAAGCCGCCGAGGTGGCCAACGCCGACGACCTGCGCGGTATCGAGATTCAAATACTGGAGGCATTTCGAGAACCCGGTGATGTCACCGACCCGTTGGGCCCGGTATGGTTCGAACAAGCGGTACGCGACCTGACGGCGCTTGGCGGCACCACGGTACTGACGTTGTTGTCCCTGATCGTCGCCGGCTTTTTTGTCCTCGAACGCCAACCGCGCATCCTGGCATTTCTGGCGTTCGCCGTGATCACCGGTTTGTTGTTGAGCCTGGCGTTGAAAGCAGGCTTTGACAGGCCGCGCCCGGACTTTCTGCCGCACGGCCAGACCGTGTATACCGCCAGCTTTCCCAGTGCTCACTCGATGAACTCGGCGGTCGTATACCTGACGCTCGGCGCCATCATTGCGCGCACCCGACCACGTCGGCTGATCAAGATATACGTGCTGTCCATGGCTGCCTTGATCACCGTGTTGGTCGGTGTCAGTCGTGTCTATCTCGGCGTGCACTGGCCGACCGACGTGGTCGCCGGATGGGCAGCCGGCGCCGCCTGGGCCGGTATCTGTTCGCTGGTGGTGTTGTGGTTGCAGCGCAGGCGGGTACTCGAACGTTCAGTTGGCGATGCGACTGTTTCGCGCGGCCCGTAG
- a CDS encoding entericidin A/B family lipoprotein, whose protein sequence is MNRVTIRKITMTLFAAVMAFTALTTLSGCNTVAGAGEDIEAAGDAIENKAEKEKSY, encoded by the coding sequence ATGAACCGAGTAACCATTCGCAAGATCACAATGACGCTGTTTGCCGCCGTGATGGCCTTTACCGCGCTGACAACGCTCAGCGGCTGTAACACGGTTGCCGGCGCGGGCGAAGATATCGAAGCGGCGGGCGATGCCATCGAGAACAAGGCAGAGAAGGAAAAGAGCTATTGA
- a CDS encoding Na/Pi symporter, translated as MTTIAERSPSTASSNWSQWLMIVGLVYLLLVAVAMIGSGFKAAAGEQAKELFAFASNPLTALVVGTVATALIQSSSTVTSIIVGLVAGGLPVSIAIPMVMGANMGTTITNTIVSLGHVRQGQEFRRAFAAATIHDFFNLFSVVIFLPLEIMFGFLQKTGEYLATLALGGDSMSVNGFDFIKPLVKPPVNFLHDAFGSIGLSEMLGGVALIVLGIGLIFFVIAYIGKLLKTLMVGKAKEILHAAVGRGPIAGLFSGTAITVLVQSSSTTTSLIVPLAGSGVFSLRQVYPFTLGANIGTCITALLAATAISGANAVFALQVAFVHLAYNVLGVIVIYGLPFLRQIPVWAAEGLAALAVKRKIYVALYIGLVFFVTPLVLIGASQAMGW; from the coding sequence GTGACCACCATAGCCGAACGTTCACCGTCCACCGCCTCTTCGAATTGGTCGCAATGGCTGATGATCGTGGGCCTGGTTTATCTGCTGTTGGTGGCCGTCGCCATGATCGGCAGCGGATTCAAGGCAGCCGCCGGCGAGCAGGCCAAAGAGCTGTTTGCATTCGCCAGCAATCCGCTCACGGCGTTGGTCGTGGGCACGGTTGCCACGGCACTGATTCAATCGTCGAGTACGGTCACGTCGATCATCGTTGGCTTGGTCGCGGGTGGCTTACCGGTTTCGATCGCGATCCCCATGGTCATGGGCGCGAATATGGGTACCACCATCACCAACACGATCGTCAGCCTCGGGCATGTACGTCAGGGCCAGGAATTCAGGCGGGCCTTCGCGGCAGCCACGATTCACGATTTCTTCAATCTGTTCAGCGTCGTGATCTTCCTGCCACTGGAGATCATGTTCGGTTTTTTGCAGAAGACCGGAGAATACCTGGCGACATTGGCGCTCGGCGGCGATTCCATGTCGGTCAATGGATTCGACTTCATCAAGCCGCTGGTCAAACCGCCTGTGAATTTCCTGCACGACGCGTTCGGCAGCATTGGTCTTTCAGAGATGCTTGGCGGCGTCGCCCTGATCGTATTGGGCATCGGTCTGATCTTCTTCGTGATCGCCTACATCGGTAAGTTGCTCAAGACCCTGATGGTGGGGAAGGCGAAAGAGATATTGCATGCCGCTGTTGGCCGTGGGCCGATCGCCGGCCTGTTTTCGGGGACGGCCATCACGGTGCTGGTGCAGTCGTCTTCGACCACGACCAGCCTGATCGTGCCGCTGGCCGGCAGCGGCGTGTTTTCACTGCGCCAGGTCTATCCGTTCACGCTCGGCGCCAACATCGGTACCTGTATCACAGCGCTGCTGGCGGCCACGGCGATCTCCGGCGCCAACGCCGTGTTTGCGCTTCAGGTCGCCTTCGTTCACCTCGCCTACAACGTCCTTGGGGTAATTGTGATCTACGGGCTTCCGTTTCTTCGCCAGATTCCGGTGTGGGCGGCAGAAGGGCTCGCCGCTCTGGCGGTCAAACGCAAGATATATGTCGCTCTGTATATCGGGCTGGTGTTTTTCGTTACACCGCTGGTGCTGATCGGCGCCAGTCAGGCCATGGGTTGGTGA
- a CDS encoding patatin-like phospholipase family protein, translated as MEENTFEIGLVGAGAVSAGAYTAGVIDFFVQALDAWYAAKQAGDNTVPNHGVKLSAFSGASAGGITAALAAGYLGSSQPAMKNKDIADRHGSENKLFDAWVDKIDIEHLLKSRDIGDDSAKIVSLLDSTVLREIADVGLTVTPREQRRPYVADDFHLLLTVTNLRGVPYSIPLAGAFDSNHAMFLHADYVHVCVNDSGVIGDSDVTPLAWKDLGKNNAATDLLKTSALASGAFPIGLVPRKLSLTLNEPGKADFYSSRKWPVPLTGGGNDGDVKCISAESIPVNWGTLDSNFNYEFLCVDGGVMNNEPLELARRILSGSSGRNAREGDRAEKAVVMIDPFPSEATFRPDYDCTTPDLVKQIMALFNALKNQTRFKPDELMLAAHPRNYSRFMVAPSRDNARYPIACGALGGFGGFLKREFREHDFFLGRRNAQKFLKDHFVLLETNPLFADWADNEEMKQKYCVRDRTTGDAVMRESQRLLPIIPLVGDALEPCDLLPWPNYTKRDAEKLEDQLDDRLKVVLDGLVSQYFATNNVFFRLGAKFLASRKRRDLLKFALQTVQGEIGAMELSGN; from the coding sequence ATGGAAGAGAACACTTTCGAGATCGGTCTCGTAGGTGCAGGGGCCGTGTCTGCCGGTGCGTACACCGCAGGCGTTATCGATTTCTTCGTGCAGGCGCTCGATGCCTGGTATGCCGCAAAGCAGGCGGGCGATAACACCGTACCGAATCACGGCGTAAAGTTGTCTGCATTTTCCGGCGCCTCAGCCGGGGGAATTACGGCGGCTTTGGCAGCCGGGTACCTGGGATCATCGCAGCCGGCGATGAAGAACAAAGACATCGCCGACCGGCATGGTAGCGAGAACAAGCTGTTCGATGCCTGGGTCGACAAGATCGATATTGAACATCTGTTGAAGTCGCGCGACATCGGCGACGATTCCGCCAAGATCGTTTCTCTACTCGATTCGACCGTGCTGCGCGAGATTGCCGATGTCGGCCTGACGGTGACGCCGCGCGAACAGCGCCGCCCCTATGTAGCCGATGATTTTCACCTGCTGCTGACGGTTACCAATCTGCGCGGCGTGCCGTACTCCATACCGCTGGCCGGCGCGTTCGATAGTAACCACGCGATGTTTCTGCATGCCGACTATGTGCATGTGTGCGTGAACGATAGCGGGGTTATCGGCGATTCGGATGTCACGCCGCTGGCGTGGAAGGACCTGGGTAAGAACAATGCCGCTACCGATTTGTTGAAGACCTCGGCCTTGGCCTCCGGCGCATTTCCAATCGGTCTGGTGCCGCGCAAGCTGTCGCTGACCCTCAACGAGCCGGGCAAAGCCGATTTCTACAGCAGTCGCAAGTGGCCCGTACCGCTCACTGGGGGTGGCAACGACGGCGATGTGAAATGTATATCTGCCGAGAGCATCCCGGTGAACTGGGGGACGCTGGATTCAAACTTCAACTACGAGTTTCTGTGCGTTGACGGCGGCGTGATGAATAACGAGCCGCTGGAACTGGCGCGCCGGATTCTCTCGGGGTCGTCCGGCCGCAATGCCAGGGAAGGAGACCGGGCGGAAAAGGCGGTGGTCATGATCGATCCTTTCCCAAGCGAAGCGACCTTCCGTCCCGACTATGACTGCACCACGCCCGACCTGGTCAAGCAGATCATGGCGCTGTTCAACGCGCTGAAAAACCAGACGCGATTCAAACCCGACGAACTGATGCTGGCCGCCCATCCACGTAACTACTCGCGCTTCATGGTGGCACCGAGCCGCGACAATGCACGCTATCCGATTGCGTGCGGGGCGCTGGGTGGGTTCGGCGGATTCCTCAAACGCGAATTCCGCGAGCACGACTTCTTTCTCGGGCGGCGCAACGCGCAAAAGTTTCTCAAGGACCATTTCGTGCTGCTCGAGACCAATCCGCTGTTTGCCGATTGGGCCGACAACGAAGAGATGAAGCAGAAGTACTGCGTGCGCGATCGCACGACCGGCGATGCGGTAATGCGCGAAAGCCAGCGCCTGTTGCCGATCATCCCGTTGGTTGGCGACGCCTTGGAGCCTTGCGATCTGTTGCCTTGGCCCAACTACACCAAACGGGATGCCGAGAAACTGGAAGATCAGTTAGATGACCGGCTGAAGGTGGTACTCGACGGCTTGGTGAGCCAATACTTCGCCACCAACAACGTGTTCTTCCGCCTCGGCGCGAAGTTTCTCGCCAGCCGCAAACGTCGCGATCTGCTGAAGTTTGCGTTGCAGACAGTGCAGGGTGAGATCGGTGCGATGGAGCTATCGGGCAACTGA
- a CDS encoding tetratricopeptide repeat protein, translated as MPRGDGYKIGHYWVLALAVAIGGAEAGEPYTPDDPQQVVERLPRLPLAVEALGRHNNSVTPDRSGALTKARRLIDLGRRTGDARYFGLAAGALKQATSTADPSTAASIARADLQQMQHDFDSALATLDRILARQPAHGPALLMKAVIHQVRGQSDQALALCRRIPYRYGQLAKAGCRAGAKRQTGFAAEGYRELRDALTMATSHDRPLLTWSLALLAELAEINGDDGAAQALLMQAFERDPDDIRTRIALADLFLRSQQPGRVMEITDMDAAPPLLVLRRAVAARQIDSAEAEVLQRKVSDYFEALHLRGDTSHLREAATAELLLFDNPQRALQLALRNWREQREFADTQILLAAALASKDAAAVRETLHWLAQVGNVDERLVDLRRQLTRGDHDA; from the coding sequence ATGCCGCGGGGTGACGGTTACAAAATTGGGCACTATTGGGTGTTGGCCTTGGCGGTTGCGATAGGCGGCGCCGAGGCGGGTGAACCCTACACGCCGGATGATCCGCAGCAGGTGGTTGAGCGACTGCCTCGTCTACCCCTGGCGGTAGAGGCGCTCGGTCGACACAACAACAGCGTGACGCCCGACCGGTCGGGCGCGCTGACAAAGGCGCGACGTTTGATCGATCTGGGGCGTCGAACCGGTGATGCGCGCTATTTTGGATTGGCCGCTGGTGCATTAAAGCAGGCAACAAGCACTGCAGACCCATCGACCGCGGCATCGATCGCGCGGGCGGACCTGCAGCAGATGCAGCACGACTTCGATTCGGCCCTCGCGACGCTCGACCGAATCCTCGCCCGCCAACCCGCACATGGCCCGGCCCTGTTGATGAAGGCCGTGATCCATCAGGTTCGCGGCCAGAGCGATCAGGCGTTGGCGTTGTGCCGGCGCATTCCTTATCGGTACGGGCAGCTGGCAAAGGCCGGATGCCGGGCCGGTGCCAAGCGACAGACGGGTTTTGCCGCCGAAGGTTATCGCGAGCTGCGCGATGCCTTGACCATGGCGACCTCGCATGACCGACCGCTGCTCACTTGGTCATTGGCTTTGCTCGCAGAGCTGGCGGAGATCAATGGCGATGACGGCGCTGCGCAAGCGCTGTTGATGCAGGCCTTCGAGCGCGACCCTGACGATATTCGCACGCGCATCGCCTTGGCGGATCTCTTTCTGCGCAGCCAGCAGCCCGGCCGGGTCATGGAGATCACCGACATGGACGCGGCACCGCCTTTGCTGGTGCTCCGACGGGCCGTTGCCGCCAGACAGATCGACAGCGCCGAGGCGGAGGTACTGCAGCGCAAGGTGTCGGATTACTTCGAGGCGCTACACCTGCGCGGCGATACGTCACACCTGCGCGAAGCGGCGACGGCGGAACTGCTGCTGTTCGACAACCCGCAGCGTGCGCTGCAATTGGCGTTGCGCAATTGGCGTGAACAGCGCGAGTTTGCCGATACCCAGATCCTGTTGGCGGCCGCGTTGGCAAGCAAAGATGCTGCTGCGGTTCGTGAAACGCTGCACTGGCTTGCGCAGGTCGGCAATGTCGACGAACGCCTGGTGGACCTGCGTCGTCAGCTAACGCGCGGTGACCACGATGCCTAG
- a CDS encoding HupE/UreJ family protein: MPSVPGGKFFHVLCVLCIACLAGQSADAHKPSDSYLTLDLTQATPQLRWDIALRDLQTGVGLDDGDGRLTWHEVASRSADISDFAAAHLTLRTAHRACRLLETRLQLADHADGAYGVLTSAVDCAGRAPEQLEYRLLSDIDPTHRGLLRTLTSAGEKLTVLSPDNPSVTFGDDRLPIQDTPFFSRVNDGIRHIASGFDHLLFLCTLMLPTVLVRSNGQWRGVDDFRATAWRVAAIVTAFTIAHSFTLALTAFDIISLPGRWVESAIALTVIVSALHNLRPFLPLRPATLAFALGLIHGVGFASALGDSGADTSGLLVHLFGFNLGVELGQLVVVSVFLPIAFWVRHSALYRRLGLQTGSAAIAAIGAVWLVERSFDVALITL; the protein is encoded by the coding sequence ATGCCTAGCGTGCCGGGCGGAAAGTTCTTTCATGTGCTCTGCGTGTTGTGTATCGCCTGTCTCGCTGGGCAATCTGCCGACGCGCACAAACCGAGCGACAGCTACCTTACGCTTGACCTGACACAGGCAACGCCACAGCTGCGTTGGGATATCGCGTTGCGCGATCTGCAGACAGGTGTGGGGCTCGATGATGGCGACGGCCGACTGACCTGGCATGAGGTGGCCAGCCGGTCGGCAGACATCAGCGACTTTGCCGCTGCGCATCTGACGCTGCGCACGGCACACCGCGCATGCCGGCTGCTCGAGACGCGCCTGCAGCTTGCCGACCACGCCGACGGCGCATACGGCGTGCTGACCTCGGCGGTCGATTGTGCGGGTCGAGCCCCGGAACAACTTGAGTACCGTTTGCTGTCCGACATCGATCCGACGCACCGGGGATTGCTCAGAACCCTGACTTCCGCGGGAGAAAAGCTGACGGTGCTATCGCCGGACAACCCGTCGGTGACGTTCGGCGACGATCGCCTGCCGATACAGGACACGCCGTTCTTCAGCCGGGTGAACGACGGCATCCGGCATATCGCATCCGGATTCGACCATCTGCTGTTTTTGTGCACGCTGATGTTGCCGACCGTCCTGGTACGCAGCAACGGCCAATGGCGCGGCGTGGACGACTTTCGAGCAACGGCCTGGCGAGTGGCCGCCATCGTCACGGCCTTCACAATCGCCCACTCGTTCACGCTCGCACTGACGGCGTTCGACATCATCAGCCTGCCGGGCCGCTGGGTGGAGTCGGCGATCGCGTTGACGGTCATCGTTAGCGCGCTGCACAACCTGCGCCCGTTCCTACCGCTGCGGCCGGCCACGCTGGCATTCGCACTGGGGTTGATCCATGGCGTCGGCTTTGCCTCGGCCCTCGGCGACTCGGGCGCGGATACCTCGGGCCTGCTCGTGCACCTGTTCGGTTTCAATCTCGGTGTTGAACTGGGTCAGCTTGTTGTCGTGTCGGTGTTTCTGCCCATCGCGTTCTGGGTGCGGCACAGCGCGTTGTACCGGCGGCTGGGTTTGCAGACTGGCTCGGCCGCAATCGCCGCGATCGGCGCGGTGTGGCTCGTCGAACGCAGCTTCGATGTCGCGTTGATCACGCTATGA
- a CDS encoding PEP-CTERM sorting domain-containing protein (PEP-CTERM proteins occur, often in large numbers, in the proteomes of bacteria that also encode an exosortase, a predicted intramembrane cysteine proteinase. The presence of a PEP-CTERM domain at a protein's C-terminus predicts cleavage within the sorting domain, followed by covalent anchoring to some some component of the (usually Gram-negative) cell surface. Many PEP-CTERM proteins exhibit an unusual sequence composition that includes large numbers of potential glycosylation sites. Expression of one such protein has been shown restore the ability of a bacterium to form floc, a type of biofilm.), translated as MKSLSLKLRSSGRLLIPASVLIALSLDAQALQINALVTDNGSSFHYDVSVLNDDPIDDLLLVSLDDAPLSDPLIGSSLTAPAGFLASYDPGLGIVDLLSDTAGFVAGLTIGPFSFDSTAGPGQAFTRYTALNLNGDVFVGNVVSRVVGAGEVPVPATLALLLGGLGMLSYSHLKSKTGTSA; from the coding sequence ATGAAATCACTCTCACTGAAACTACGCAGCAGCGGGCGACTGTTGATCCCGGCAAGTGTGCTGATCGCTTTGTCGCTGGACGCCCAGGCGCTGCAGATCAATGCGTTGGTCACCGACAACGGATCTTCGTTTCACTACGATGTTTCCGTCCTCAACGACGATCCGATCGACGACCTGTTGCTCGTATCGCTGGACGACGCGCCCTTGTCCGACCCACTGATCGGTTCGTCGCTGACCGCACCGGCCGGGTTTCTGGCCAGCTATGACCCCGGCCTGGGCATCGTCGACCTGTTGTCCGATACCGCCGGTTTCGTCGCGGGTCTGACTATCGGCCCGTTCAGCTTCGACAGCACTGCAGGACCTGGGCAGGCATTTACCCGCTACACCGCACTCAACCTGAATGGCGATGTATTCGTCGGCAACGTGGTGTCGCGCGTGGTCGGCGCCGGTGAGGTGCCGGTTCCGGCCACTCTCGCCTTGTTGCTCGGCGGCCTCGGCATGCTGAGCTACAGCCATCTGAAATCAAAAACGGGGACGTCGGCATAG